A genomic stretch from Desulfurococcaceae archaeon MEX13E-LK6-19 includes:
- a CDS encoding MoaD/ThiS family protein has product MPRIIVEYKMWLREKIGKEYEELELSPGSTLADLVTELVSKYSVLKNIMGDHGGTGLITLVNGRTVPSNYVLKDGDKVIVLPPVSGG; this is encoded by the coding sequence ATGCCGAGAATTATTGTTGAGTATAAGATGTGGCTTAGAGAAAAAATTGGTAAAGAGTATGAGGAGCTGGAACTGTCTCCTGGAAGCACTCTTGCTGATCTTGTCACGGAACTTGTGAGTAAATATAGTGTATTGAAAAATATTATGGGAGACCACGGCGGAACGGGATTAATTACGTTGGTTAACGGGAGAACGGTGCCAAGTAATTATGTGCTTAAAGACGGTGACAAAGTAATAGTTCTCCCCCCTGTATCGGGAGGTTGA
- a CDS encoding ORC1-type DNA replication protein, protein MAWEIIEKELEKPSVFKGKESLAPEFLPDKLPHREEQLRELVNSFKHLVTSPGSFSQKVLLVGSVGTGKTATARIFGRDFTRLARKRHIDLRYVHVNCHRNRTLYNVILEMARQLEVPLPARGLSVQEMYSAILSYLDEQNTYVIVTLDEFDYFASIAGSDSVYFLVRTYDEYSDFMKRLNFIFITRSTSSLSLLDSATESYLLKHIIRFKPYTSKELYDILSYRAQQAFYEGVVDDEVLRFIAEIEGVDKGGRGNARFALELLMLAGEAAENEGSLKVTIDHVRKAFSSISPEVTMVSEAILYLPLHELILLWAIVRLLKNTKKPYVKIGDVEREYIMLCEMLGETPRKHTQVYEYIMNLKRASIIEARTSGKGQRGRTTLISIRYGPLDALERFVEDLIRKRKIESKGG, encoded by the coding sequence ATGGCTTGGGAGATTATAGAGAAAGAACTTGAGAAACCATCTGTCTTTAAGGGTAAGGAGAGTCTTGCTCCCGAGTTTCTACCTGATAAGCTACCGCATAGAGAAGAGCAATTAAGGGAACTCGTCAACAGTTTCAAACACCTAGTTACGAGTCCTGGTAGTTTTTCACAAAAAGTACTCCTCGTGGGTAGTGTTGGTACAGGGAAAACAGCTACGGCACGTATTTTCGGAAGAGACTTTACGAGACTTGCTAGGAAAAGACACATAGACCTTAGGTATGTTCATGTCAATTGTCACAGGAATAGAACATTATATAATGTTATTCTCGAAATGGCTCGCCAACTAGAGGTTCCATTGCCAGCTCGTGGGTTATCTGTACAGGAGATGTACTCGGCTATACTGAGTTATTTGGATGAGCAAAATACTTATGTTATTGTGACGCTGGACGAATTTGATTACTTCGCTAGTATCGCTGGAAGTGATTCAGTATACTTCCTTGTAAGAACGTATGATGAATACAGTGATTTCATGAAGAGACTAAACTTCATATTCATAACTAGAAGTACATCGAGTTTGTCATTACTCGATAGTGCAACCGAGAGCTACTTGCTTAAGCACATAATTAGGTTCAAGCCTTATACAAGCAAAGAACTCTACGATATATTATCATATAGAGCACAACAAGCGTTTTACGAGGGTGTTGTCGACGATGAAGTTCTAAGGTTTATCGCTGAGATAGAAGGCGTTGATAAGGGTGGCAGGGGTAATGCTAGATTTGCTCTTGAGCTTCTGATGCTTGCTGGTGAAGCAGCAGAAAATGAGGGCTCGCTCAAAGTAACCATAGATCATGTGAGGAAAGCGTTTTCAAGTATATCACCAGAAGTAACCATGGTCTCAGAGGCAATTCTCTATCTGCCATTACACGAGCTAATCCTACTGTGGGCTATTGTGAGGCTTCTAAAGAATACCAAGAAGCCCTATGTTAAGATCGGTGATGTAGAACGTGAATATATTATGTTATGTGAAATGCTTGGCGAAACCCCGAGAAAGCATACACAAGTATACGAGTACATAATGAATTTGAAGAGAGCATCTATTATTGAGGCGAGGACCAGCGGCAAAGGACAGAGAGGAAGAACAACACTGATAAGCATAAGGTATGGTCCCCTAGATGCACTGGAACGCTTTGTAGAGGATCTTATTAGGAAGAGAAAAATAGAGTCCAAGGGTGGCTAA
- a CDS encoding replication factor C large subunit, which yields MPPPTRIPWIIKYRPKKIADVVNQDKAKEQFIAWLKSWLAGKPSKKAALLYGPAGCGKTSLVEAAAHEFNLELVEMNASDFRRKQDIERIAGIAARQRSLFARGKIILLDEVDGISGTADRGALDAILYLIETSKFPIVMTANDPWDPKLKPLRDVALLIAFNRLSETHVYRVLKKICAMEKLECEDEALRFIAKRSEGDLRSAINDLQAVGEGYGKVTLQLVQNLVTYRNREYNPFEALRNLFNARYLWQAKAAVSQANLDYETLLEWINENIPKYYSDPEEIWKAFEALSRADVYLGRIRKSGSWDLLSYVFDLAGPGVAFARTTYKYKWAKFSFPQKITLLAKTKKAREVREGLARALASRLHTSRATVKSDVIPFLHVIFQNNPEYAARIALGYDLTEDMVKYLAGPRATEVLRYYRKYKRS from the coding sequence ATGCCTCCTCCAACAAGAATACCGTGGATAATAAAGTATAGGCCAAAGAAAATAGCTGACGTAGTGAACCAAGATAAAGCCAAGGAACAATTCATTGCCTGGCTCAAATCATGGCTAGCAGGGAAACCATCGAAAAAAGCAGCACTATTATACGGTCCAGCAGGATGTGGTAAAACAAGTCTTGTTGAAGCAGCAGCTCATGAATTCAACTTAGAGCTTGTTGAAATGAATGCAAGTGATTTCAGGAGGAAGCAGGATATCGAGAGAATAGCTGGAATAGCTGCAAGACAGAGAAGCCTCTTTGCTAGAGGAAAAATAATTCTCTTAGACGAGGTAGACGGCATATCCGGTACAGCTGATCGTGGTGCATTAGATGCAATACTGTATCTCATAGAGACATCGAAGTTCCCTATAGTAATGACGGCAAACGATCCATGGGACCCGAAGTTAAAACCTCTACGTGACGTAGCATTGCTAATAGCATTCAATAGACTAAGTGAGACTCATGTGTATAGAGTACTGAAGAAGATTTGTGCGATGGAGAAACTAGAGTGTGAAGACGAGGCACTAAGATTCATAGCCAAGAGGAGTGAAGGAGACCTGAGAAGCGCTATCAACGATCTTCAGGCTGTGGGAGAAGGCTATGGTAAAGTAACTCTCCAGCTTGTACAAAACCTAGTCACATATAGAAACAGGGAATACAATCCATTCGAAGCTCTCCGCAACTTATTCAATGCAAGATACTTATGGCAAGCAAAAGCCGCTGTTTCCCAGGCGAATCTAGACTATGAAACATTACTTGAGTGGATAAACGAGAATATCCCGAAGTACTACAGTGACCCCGAGGAAATCTGGAAAGCATTCGAGGCACTAAGCAGAGCAGACGTTTACCTAGGAAGAATAAGGAAGAGTGGAAGCTGGGACTTATTATCATACGTATTCGATTTAGCTGGTCCCGGTGTGGCTTTTGCTAGAACAACATACAAGTATAAATGGGCTAAGTTCAGTTTCCCACAAAAAATAACGCTACTAGCCAAGACCAAGAAGGCACGTGAAGTAAGAGAGGGATTAGCGAGAGCACTCGCATCAAGACTACATACATCGAGGGCTACAGTAAAATCTGATGTAATACCATTCCTACACGTAATCTTTCAAAACAACCCAGAGTACGCGGCTAGAATAGCTCTAGGCTATGACTTAACAGAGGATATGGTAAAATACCTCGCCGGACCACGTGCAACAGAGGTATTGAGATACTATAGAAAATACAAGAGAAGCTGA
- a CDS encoding replication factor C small subunit: MSSREVLAELLWAEKYRPRTLDEIVNQDEIVARLKKFVEEKNMPHLLFAGPPGTGKTTAAHCLAHDLYGEDYQRYMLELNASDERGIDVIRSKVKEFARTRVPGNIPFKIVLLDEADNMTADAQQALRRLMEMYTASTRFILIANYPSKIIEPIQSRCAVFRFTPLKKEDVIARLKWIADQENVEYDEKALESIYEVSEGDMRRAINVLQAAAALGRITVEAVYKVVGLAHPREVREMLKLALAGEFEAARNKLRELMINYGLSGLDVIKQIHREIFSDEIKLPEQYKVMIADYAGEIQFRLVEGADDEIQLSAFLARLAFIGKKFKV; the protein is encoded by the coding sequence ATGAGCTCTCGTGAAGTTTTAGCTGAACTTCTTTGGGCTGAAAAGTATCGTCCCAGGACACTTGATGAAATAGTTAATCAAGACGAGATTGTTGCTAGGCTTAAGAAGTTTGTTGAAGAAAAGAATATGCCCCATCTCCTCTTTGCAGGCCCACCGGGTACAGGGAAGACTACTGCTGCACATTGTCTAGCACACGACCTCTATGGTGAAGACTATCAGAGATATATGCTAGAGCTTAACGCTAGTGACGAGCGTGGTATAGATGTTATTAGAAGCAAGGTAAAAGAGTTCGCAAGAACAAGAGTGCCCGGTAACATACCATTCAAAATCGTACTGCTCGACGAAGCCGATAACATGACTGCTGATGCACAACAAGCCCTCAGAAGACTCATGGAAATGTACACTGCGTCAACAAGATTCATTCTCATAGCCAACTATCCAAGCAAAATCATAGAACCTATTCAAAGTAGATGTGCCGTATTTAGATTCACGCCACTCAAGAAAGAAGATGTTATAGCTAGGCTGAAGTGGATAGCCGACCAAGAGAATGTCGAGTACGATGAGAAAGCTCTCGAGTCAATATACGAGGTAAGCGAAGGCGATATGAGAAGGGCAATCAATGTACTGCAAGCAGCCGCTGCATTAGGTAGAATAACTGTTGAAGCTGTATACAAAGTCGTAGGTCTTGCGCACCCTAGAGAAGTCAGAGAAATGCTTAAGCTTGCACTCGCAGGCGAGTTCGAGGCAGCAAGAAACAAGCTCCGCGAGCTAATGATAAACTATGGTTTATCGGGACTAGACGTGATAAAACAAATACATAGAGAGATCTTTAGCGATGAGATAAAACTACCTGAACAATACAAGGTAATGATAGCCGATTACGCTGGCGAAATACAGTTCCGTCTAGTAGAAGGAGCTGATGACGAAATACAGTTGAGCGCGTTCCTTGCAAGACTAGCCTTTATCGGTAAGAAATTCAAGGTGTAA
- a CDS encoding DNA replication complex GINS family protein — MVSIVEGQENLVSRLMNIGLRILFREYEEEYVRAIIVEDIGKIFLPEGVVELVKGSEYSIPRWVARELARRGLVEVKDDGIGLERLAKITYGEETTTRRMAFEKLHPYFYHMVKDEIESLYRVLEEEKKPMILADINRYEEYLSKIGRIRVRKLINLLLIKPPQDLMNKLSEEEVMLYRMLKDLLMKWLISLRIEKGT, encoded by the coding sequence ATGGTGTCCATAGTGGAAGGACAGGAAAATCTTGTGTCTCGCTTAATGAATATTGGGTTGAGGATTCTCTTTCGTGAATACGAGGAGGAGTATGTGAGGGCTATTATTGTAGAAGACATAGGCAAGATATTCTTACCGGAAGGAGTTGTAGAGCTTGTTAAGGGGAGCGAATACTCCATACCGAGATGGGTTGCAAGAGAGCTTGCTAGAAGAGGTCTTGTTGAAGTAAAAGATGATGGTATTGGGTTGGAGAGACTTGCGAAAATCACTTATGGTGAGGAAACTACCACTAGGAGAATGGCGTTTGAGAAACTACATCCCTACTTTTACCACATGGTCAAAGATGAGATAGAGAGTTTGTATAGAGTTCTAGAGGAAGAGAAGAAACCAATGATTTTGGCTGATATAAACAGATACGAAGAATACTTATCTAAGATTGGGAGGATTAGGGTTAGGAAGCTCATAAATCTTCTTCTCATAAAGCCTCCTCAAGACCTTATGAACAAGTTGTCTGAAGAAGAAGTAATGCTTTATAGAATGCTTAAGGACTTGTTGATGAAGTGGTTGATTAGCCTAAGAATAGAAAAGGGTACTTAG
- a CDS encoding minichromosome maintenance protein MCM: MEIGETTVAQVEGLRIEDIKEKFKEFFNSFIDRRTGVFKYRERLNTMAVMSQRSLVIDFDDLVVYDMELARIVELYPDTAIEAASQAIKELLLKEHPDYAETVEKFYPRFRGLPKTIRIRDLGSEYIGKLVAIEGIVVRMTRVEAKMIKARFKHVDPECGNEFDWPPFGELGERIEKPPMCPICGKTGKFQLLMEKSRFIDWQKIVVQEKPEEIPAGQMPRSIEIILTGDLVDSVRPGDRATVIGILRVLPTAASSKGSGKAVFELYIDANYIDVQQKVLEEIEITREDEEKIKEMARDPWIREKIIASIAPFIYGNWDIKEAIALQLFGGVPKILEDGTRIRGDIHVLLVGDPGIGKSMLLQYAARIAPRAVYTSGKGTTAAGITAAVLRDKQTGEYYLEAGALVIADGGLAVIDEIDKMRPEDRVAIHEAMEQQTISIAKAGIVARLNARAAVLAAGNPKYGRYDFEKTIADNINLPPTILSRFDLIFIMRDVPDVEQDRRMARHILGVHKDVEKVKPVIPPEMLRKYISYARRYVRPRLTEEARKLLEDFYVMMRRSGGSKSPIPITARQLEALVRLAEAHAKMALKPVVTLEDAEEAIRLMSKMLSTVGIDVETGRIDIDTLMVGKPRSQQEKMKLFMEIFDELAKSSPDGRVKIKELVAEAKEKGLPPDFVLKIVKRMLRTGELYEPEPGYIAKVS; this comes from the coding sequence ATGGAAATAGGGGAGACTACTGTAGCTCAAGTCGAGGGTTTGCGTATAGAAGACATAAAAGAGAAGTTTAAGGAATTCTTCAACTCCTTCATAGACCGTAGAACAGGTGTGTTCAAGTATCGTGAGAGACTAAATACCATGGCAGTTATGAGCCAAAGGAGTCTAGTCATAGATTTTGATGACCTAGTTGTATACGATATGGAGCTTGCACGTATAGTAGAACTTTATCCCGATACAGCTATTGAAGCAGCTAGTCAAGCAATAAAAGAACTGTTACTAAAAGAACACCCTGATTACGCTGAGACTGTAGAGAAGTTCTATCCTAGATTTAGGGGTTTACCGAAGACCATTAGGATAAGAGATCTTGGTAGCGAGTATATTGGTAAGCTTGTGGCTATCGAGGGAATTGTTGTACGTATGACTCGTGTCGAAGCAAAAATGATTAAAGCGAGATTCAAGCATGTCGACCCTGAGTGTGGCAACGAGTTTGATTGGCCTCCATTTGGTGAACTTGGCGAACGTATTGAGAAACCACCTATGTGCCCTATATGTGGTAAAACAGGAAAGTTCCAGTTGTTGATGGAGAAATCAAGGTTTATTGATTGGCAGAAAATTGTTGTACAGGAAAAGCCTGAAGAGATTCCTGCTGGTCAAATGCCACGTAGCATAGAGATTATATTGACAGGTGATCTAGTTGACTCTGTTAGACCGGGTGATAGAGCTACTGTAATTGGTATACTGAGAGTCCTCCCGACGGCGGCATCGAGTAAAGGTAGTGGGAAAGCTGTTTTCGAGCTCTATATAGATGCCAACTATATTGATGTCCAGCAGAAAGTCCTCGAGGAGATAGAGATCACCAGGGAGGATGAAGAGAAGATAAAAGAAATGGCTAGAGACCCATGGATAAGAGAGAAAATAATTGCTAGCATAGCACCGTTCATCTATGGGAACTGGGATATAAAAGAGGCAATAGCTCTCCAGCTCTTCGGTGGTGTACCAAAAATACTTGAAGACGGTACTAGGATCAGAGGAGATATTCACGTATTATTGGTAGGAGATCCAGGTATAGGTAAGTCTATGCTACTCCAGTATGCTGCAAGAATAGCGCCTAGAGCGGTCTATACTAGCGGTAAAGGCACGACTGCAGCAGGTATAACAGCAGCAGTACTGAGAGACAAACAAACAGGAGAATACTATCTCGAAGCAGGAGCCCTAGTAATAGCTGATGGAGGACTAGCAGTAATCGATGAGATCGATAAAATGAGGCCAGAAGACAGAGTAGCCATTCACGAAGCGATGGAGCAGCAGACCATCAGTATTGCTAAGGCCGGTATTGTTGCTAGACTTAATGCTAGAGCAGCTGTTCTCGCGGCTGGTAATCCCAAGTATGGTAGGTATGATTTTGAGAAGACTATTGCTGATAACATCAATTTGCCTCCAACGATTCTATCACGTTTCGACCTCATATTTATCATGAGGGATGTCCCTGATGTTGAGCAGGATAGGAGAATGGCTCGTCACATACTTGGCGTGCATAAAGATGTTGAGAAAGTGAAGCCCGTTATTCCGCCGGAGATGCTCAGGAAATACATTAGTTATGCAAGGAGATATGTTAGGCCAAGACTCACGGAGGAAGCTAGGAAGCTTCTAGAAGACTTCTATGTTATGATGAGGAGAAGTGGCGGTAGTAAATCACCAATACCTATTACAGCTAGACAACTAGAGGCACTGGTGCGTCTAGCTGAAGCCCATGCTAAAATGGCGTTAAAGCCTGTTGTGACTCTAGAGGATGCTGAAGAAGCCATAAGGCTTATGAGTAAGATGCTTAGTACCGTTGGCATTGATGTTGAGACGGGTAGAATCGATATCGATACATTAATGGTTGGCAAACCTAGGAGTCAGCAAGAAAAAATGAAGCTATTCATGGAGATCTTTGATGAACTGGCCAAGAGTAGCCCCGACGGAAGAGTAAAGATCAAAGAGCTTGTTGCAGAGGCGAAAGAGAAAGGATTACCTCCAGACTTCGTGCTAAAGATTGTGAAAAGAATGCTTAGGACAGGAGAACTCTATGAACCAGAACCAGGTTATATAGCTAAGGTAAGCTGA